The Chordicoccus furentiruminis DNA window TGCGGGTAATAAACGATCCGGCTCTAACGGAATTTCAATACCTGGTCGATGGAGACACATGGACCGTCTCCATTAAGTAAATCGAGACTTTGAAAAACCTGGAGGATACAATGAATATACTTGTTAGAAATGCGAAGAAGACAGATTATCATGCAGTCAGAAAAATAATGAATCAGGTTCAGGAAATGCATGTGGCGTGGAGACCAGATATCTATAAATCCAATGAAAATCTCATATCAGAAGATATTTTCGATCTTATGATCAGTAGCGGAAATCTATATGTTGCGGATGTAGACGGAACTGTTGCGGGGGTTATGGAAGTAACATATAAGCATGTTGAAAGTCCCGCCCATGTTAGACGAGATGTGGTTTTTATTGAAAGTATGGCTGTTGACACAGACTTCAGGGGAAAAGGAATAGGACATCAATTTTTCGAGAAAGTTAAAGAATTGAAGACTGTTTCAGGTTCCAATGGAATAGAACTTCAGGTAAATGCAAAAAACATTGCCGCATATGAAATGTATAAGAAATATGGTTTTACAGAAAAATCAATAAACATGGAACTGCTGTGATATAGGGGATATGTACGAGGTATTTACAAAGGTTTTCTGAAGATGAAATCGGAATACAATGTAAAACGACAAATCGCTGTTTAACGAGGTAAAGCTATGGTGGAAATCACGCTTGTTCCTTTGACCGCAGATGATCGGGAGCAATTTATCAGAGATAATCAAGAAGCATTCAACTATGGCGCGTTGGAAGAGTTCGGTCTTCGCGACGAACATTTTGAGGAAGATGAACAGATCATCTCTCGTGAAACGATAGAACACTCCATTGACGGCGGCGAGGCATACCGGATCATGCAGGATGGCCACCCGGTCGGCGGTGTAGTCATAAAGGTGGATGGAGAACGTGGCAATCTCGACCTGCTGTTTGTGTCGCCCAATGCACACAGCAAAGGAATCGGCTATGCAGCTTGGTGCGCAGTCGAGCAGTTCCATCCGGAAGTGAAGGTCTGGGAAACCGTCACGCCATATTTCGAGAAGCGCAATATTCATTTCTACGTTAATCGCTGCGAGTTCCATATTGTGGAATTCTACAACAGCCATCATCCTGATCCGAACGATCCCGATGCCGAACAGGAAATGGATGAACAGTTTCCGGACGGGATGTTCCGGTTTGAGAAGAGGATAAAATAGACAACTCGGTATTTGCCTAAATAATCAAACAAAACGGCAAAAGCAACTTCAAGTTGCGGAAACGCAAATAGAGGTTGGTAGAAAAAACGCAGCTCAAGCTTTATGCTCCTTTTGTAAGGAGCTTCCTGTATGATTCAAATATAGGGACTTGAAAGAAAGCAGGTGAAAGAAAAGATACCTCAATGTAATATAAGGTTTGCTGACCCACGACAGTTAGCAAATCCATTACAAGAGAGGTATCTGATATGAAGTCTACCACACAGAACGCAAAGATTGCAGCTATTACGGAAAAAACTTTGATCCTTGGCATCGATGTAGGGAGTGAAACACACTTCGCACGGGCATTCAACTGGCGGGGATATGAATTCTCCAGAAAGCCGCTGGAATTCAGCAATACAGAGGAAGGGTTCGAGACGTTCCGAGCCTGGATCATGGAACTGAAGGAAAAGCACGGGATGGACAAGGTAATACCAGGCATGGAGCCGACAGGCCATTACTGGTTCAACCTGGGGAAGTTCCTGCAGGACAACGGGATGATCCCGGTGCATGTGAATCCCCATCATGTCAAGAAATCGAAGGAACTGGATGACAACAACCCGTCCAAGAACGACCGCAAGGATCCGAAAGTGATCGCTGGTCTGGTAAAAGACGGAAGGTATTTTCGACCGTACATCCCGGACGGTGTCTACGCAGAGATCAGAGCGTTGTCAGGACTGCAGGTGCTCGCTCAGAGCGAGATCACAAGACTGAAGAACCGGATCGCCAGATGGTTCAGCATCTACTTCCCGAATTATAAAGACGTTTACGGGAATGTCGGTGCGGTCAGCGGCCTGATGGTTCTGAAGGTGGCACCACTGCCGGAGGATATCGTAAAACTCGGTGTGGACGGTGTGAACCGGATCTGGAGGGATGCAAAGGTAAGAGGCGTCGGATTAAAGAGGGCAAAGACCCTGGTAACGGCGGCGGAGCACAGCATCGGAAGCCGGGAAGCACAGGAAGCAGCCAGGGTAGAACTTAAGATCCTGCTTGCGGACTATGAGATGCAGACGGCGAGGGAAGCAGAGCTGATGGCGCTGATCGAGGAAAAGATCACAGAGGTTCCGTATGTAGATAAGCTTCTGGAGATTAGAGGCGTAGGTTTGAAAACGGTGGTCGGGTTTGTGGCGGAAGTCGGGGACATTACGCGTTTCGATGATCCCAAACAGCTGCAGAA harbors:
- a CDS encoding GNAT family N-acetyltransferase, with product MNILVRNAKKTDYHAVRKIMNQVQEMHVAWRPDIYKSNENLISEDIFDLMISSGNLYVADVDGTVAGVMEVTYKHVESPAHVRRDVVFIESMAVDTDFRGKGIGHQFFEKVKELKTVSGSNGIELQVNAKNIAAYEMYKKYGFTEKSINMELL
- a CDS encoding GNAT family N-acetyltransferase, translated to MVEITLVPLTADDREQFIRDNQEAFNYGALEEFGLRDEHFEEDEQIISRETIEHSIDGGEAYRIMQDGHPVGGVVIKVDGERGNLDLLFVSPNAHSKGIGYAAWCAVEQFHPEVKVWETVTPYFEKRNIHFYVNRCEFHIVEFYNSHHPDPNDPDAEQEMDEQFPDGMFRFEKRIK
- a CDS encoding IS110 family RNA-guided transposase produces the protein MKSTTQNAKIAAITEKTLILGIDVGSETHFARAFNWRGYEFSRKPLEFSNTEEGFETFRAWIMELKEKHGMDKVIPGMEPTGHYWFNLGKFLQDNGMIPVHVNPHHVKKSKELDDNNPSKNDRKDPKVIAGLVKDGRYFRPYIPDGVYAEIRALSGLQVLAQSEITRLKNRIARWFSIYFPNYKDVYGNVGAVSGLMVLKVAPLPEDIVKLGVDGVNRIWRDAKVRGVGLKRAKTLVTAAEHSIGSREAQEAARVELKILLADYEMQTAREAELMALIEEKITEVPYVDKLLEIRGVGLKTVVGFVAEVGDITRFDDPKQLQKLAGYAIVKNESGKHKGESHISYRGRKRLRYVLYEAAVSVVSHSPEFRSIHQYYTTREKNPLKKMQSMIAVACKLIRVFYLILQTGTTYDAAKLMGDIRRPVAA